The Anabas testudineus chromosome 14, fAnaTes1.2, whole genome shotgun sequence genome includes a region encoding these proteins:
- the zgc:153990 gene encoding myb_DNA-bind_5 domain-containing protein, giving the protein MSSPVYYNQDSVTRFKKRKARFSFSEVHILLDEVRKHRMVVVGKFNRGVPTDMKKRTWAEITARVNEIGECQREVIEVIKKWSDLKCDTKRKVAAMRSGTVPNRGLNSRLSRDLNQTEKIVLQILEMDEEDQSTGDFGPLGDDDDVPEEEEEMEEEDMIGMQSSPNGGLDMTSMPPPSSYTMSGLAQSGDSSQRTYDLQYEVPPTEDTEPVFGDSDDDQREDMLLPAQAAKPTEDHQGNNGIQKQGRPQTSSGSLASTAALPLPGQASQSARDSMLHNASLSLQEQHATNILLETVSRSLELLSESVQQLVETQQEFVRESLQLQRETVQVLRDFTGGAIALMHDKLNGRPAL; this is encoded by the exons ATGTCTTCCCCAGTATACTACAACCAAGACAGTGTTACTCGcttcaagaaaagaaaagcacgCTTCTCCTTTAGTGAAGTCCACATACTTTTGGATGAAGTGAGGAAGCATCGGATGGTTGTTGTAG GCAAATTCAATCGTGGCGTGCCAACAGACATGAAGAAGCGTACGTGGGCAGAGATTACTGCACGTGTCAATGAGATTGGGGAGTGCCAACGCGAAGTCATCGAGGTCATCAAGAAATGGTCTGACTTGAAGTGTGACACCAAGCGGAAAGTGGCTGCCATGCGATCAGGGACAGTGCCCAACAGGGGTCTCAACTCACGTCTTTCCCGAGACCTCAATCAGACTGAGAAAATAGTGCTCCAGATTCTGGAGATGGACGAAGAAGACCAGAGCACGGGCGACTTTGGCCCATTGGGAGATGATGACGATGTgccagaggaagaagaagaaatggaagaagaggaTATGATAGGAATGCAGAGTTCTCCTAATGGTGGTTTGGACATGACGTCTATGCCTCCACCGTCGTCTTACACCATGAGTGGACTTGCACAGTCAG GAGACTCATCACAACGCACCTATGATCTGCAGTATGAAGTACCTCCAACAGAAG ATACTGAACCTGTGTTTGGAGATTCAGATGATGACCAAAGGGAAGACATGCTTCTTCCCGCTCAGGCAGCAAAACCAACAGAGGATCATCAAGGAAACAACGGCATTCAGAAACAAGGACGACCTCAAACGTCTTCCGGGTCTTTGGCGTCAACAGCTGCACTTCCGCTGCCAGGTCAGGCTTCACAGAGCGCAAGGGACAGCATGCTGCACAATGCGTCACTGAGCCTTCAAGAGCAGCACGCCACCAACATACTGCTGGAGACGGTTTCGCGCTCCTTAGAGCTGCTCTCTGAATCAGTGCAGCAGCTGGTAGAGACTCAGCAGGAGTTTGTGCGCGAGTCGCTGCAGCTACAGAGGGAGACGGTGCAGGTTCTTAGAGATTTCACAGGTGGAGCCATTGCACTCATGCATGACAAACTGAATGGACGGCCAGCATTATAG
- the dlb gene encoding delta-like protein B, whose product MALLHLRYLLALALVQTVLSSGVFELKIHSFHTAQRICRRHRDCHIFFRICLKHPEDVISAEPPCTFGTGQTNVIRADHTSISSSAPIKVPFHFKWPGTFSLIIEAWNAESPTEYTDNQNNLVSRLATRRRLAIGEDWSQDVHFGEQSELRYSYHVFCDDFYFGDGCADYCRPRDDTLGHYTCDEEGNRICLEGWKGNYCSEPICSADCSEKHGYCEAPGGCTCRMGWQGPSCTECVRYPGCLHGTCSQPWQCNCQEGWGGLFCDQDLNYCTNHKPCANGATCTNTGQGSYTCTCRPGYGGTNCELETNECDSNPCKNGGSCNDLENDYSCTCPQGFYGKNCEIIAMTCADGPCFNGGTCVETMTGGYTCRCPPSYTGSNCEKKLDRCSNRPCLNGGECLDLGQSILCRCQAGFTGANCQVNIDDCASSPCQNAGTCQDGVNDYTCSCTLGYTGKNCTVRSDACGARPCQNGGTCFTHFTGPVCQCPKGFMGPSCEFTLQPNFKPALRQTSQSSSTTVTISCILAVLVLVLVVGIIFLRRRKRLQGRKQLSDIAVYNDLETVNNLGGGERDAFLGPNGLFKISNSTARLSLSLCPETRSGYRQNPVESSLGRGERQDFMWRDEAGLGSGAGLR is encoded by the exons ATGGCACTGCTACACCTGAGATACCTACTGGCTTTGGCTTTAGTGCAGACA GTTTTGTCGTCTGGTGTGTTCGAGCTGAAGATTCATTCATTCCACACGGCGCAACGCATCTGCAGAAGACACAGGGACTGTCACATATTTTTTAGAATTTGTCTCAAACACCCGGAGGATGTGATCTCCGCAGAGCCACCTTGCACCTTTGGCACCGGGCAAACCAACGTCATCAGAGCCGATCACACGTCGATTTCTAGCAGCGCTCCCATCAAAGTGCCTTTCCACTTCAAGTGGCCT GGAACTTTCTCCCTGATCATTGAAGCCTGGAACGCAGAATCTCCGACTGAATACACCG ACAACCAAAACAACCTCGTGAGCCGTCTGGCGACCAGGAGGAGACTTGCCATTGGCGAGGACTGGTCCCAGGACGTGCACTTTGGCGAGCAGAGCGAGTTGCGCTACTCGTACCACGTGTTCTGCGACGACTTCTACTTTGGAGACGGATGCGCTGACTACTGCAGGCCGAGGGACGACACGCTGGGCCACTACACCTGCGACGAGGAGGGAAACCGCATCTGCCTGGAGGGCTGGAAAGGAAACTACTGCTCTGAGC ccaTCTGCTCAGCGGACTGCAGTGAGAAGCATGGCTACTGTGAGGCCCCAGGGGGCTGTACGTGCCGCATGGGCTGGCAGGGCCCCTCCTGCACTGAATGCGTCCGCTACCCAGGCTGCCTCCACGGGACATGTAGCCAGCCATGGCAGTGTAACTGTCAGGAGGGCTGGGGGGGCCTCTTCTGTGACCAGGATCTCAACTACTGCACCAACCACAAGCCGTGCGCCAACGGTGCGACCTGCACCAATACTGGCCAGGGCAGCTACACCTGCACCTGCAGGCCCGGCTACGGGGGCACCAACTGCGAGCTGGAAACCAACGAGTGTGACAGCAACCCCTGCAAGAATGGCGGCAGTTGCAAC GACCTGGAGAACGACTACTCCTGCACCTGTCCCCAGGGATTCTACGGCAAAAACTGCGAGATTATCGCCATGACATGCGCAGACGGTCCCTGCTTCAACGGTGGGACATGTGTGGAGACGATGACGGGAGGCTACACCTGCCGCTGCCCTCCGAGCTACACGGGCTCCAACTGTGAGAAGAAGCTGGACCGCTGCAGCAACAGGCCCTGTCTGAACG GTGGCGAGTGTCTGGATCTCGGCCAGAGCATCTTGTGCCGTTGTCAGGCAGGCTTCACTGGTGCCAACTGCCAGGTCAACATCGATGACTGTGCTTCAAGCCCCTGCCAGAATGCTGGAACCTGCCAAGATGGTGTGAATGATTACACCTGCTCCTGCACCCTGGGGTACACCGGCAAGAACTGCACTGTACGCTCAGATGCCTGTGGCGCCCGCCCATGCCAGAACGGCGGGACTTGCTTTACTCACTTCACCGGGCCAGTATGCCAGTGCCCCAAGGGCTTCATGGGTCCAAGTTGTGAATTTACACTTCAGCCCAATTTCAAGCCAGCTCTGCGCCAAACCTCTCAGTCCTCTTCCACTACTGTCACCATCTCCTGCATTCTGGCCGTTCTGGTGCTGGTACTGGTGGTGGGCATTATCtttctgaggaggaggaagaggctgCAAGGCAGGAAGCAGTTGAGCGACATCGCAGTTTATAATGACCTGGAGACAGTCAACAACCTAGGAGGAGGCGAGAGAGACGCCTTCCTCGGTCCTAACGGCTTGTTCAAGATCAGCAACAGCACAGCTCGCCTTAGCCTCTCACTCTGCCCAGAGACTAGGTCTGGGTACAGACAAAATCCTGTGGAGAGCAGCCTGGGCAGAGGCGAGCGGCAGGACTTTATGTGGAGGGACGAGGCCGGGCTGGGCTCTGGAGCAGGACTGAGATGA